The Campylobacter sp. RM10537 genome has a segment encoding these proteins:
- a CDS encoding DUF5416 domain-containing protein, translated as MMKIVFMGKSNEYEIEKSSFCSEAFLIKDKIPNRDGIDFITKNVSILEFSDENFSFDEIIKHLEVDVGEDIIIVENFFQQEKNKDEIESILKENITQESSQKFQSSKTFSRIFKNSNFIIKNENNIQSDIVEISKKDELEIFKTLEFEEKEISFVKLEIMNYDSYYDSLNFNLEVFPSGASYKYGISQNTMYVILQGKMSSVSLCRFLKSFIYKNKNKKSTYKTFFLTFNHNMIYKLSVSFV; from the coding sequence ATAATGAAAATTGTTTTTATGGGAAAAAGTAATGAATATGAGATTGAAAAATCTAGTTTTTGCAGTGAAGCATTTTTGATTAAAGATAAAATTCCTAATAGAGATGGAATAGATTTTATTACTAAAAATGTTAGTATTTTGGAATTTAGTGATGAAAATTTTTCTTTTGATGAAATTATAAAACATTTAGAGGTTGATGTTGGCGAAGATATTATTATTGTGGAGAATTTTTTTCAACAAGAAAAAAATAAAGATGAAATTGAGTCTATATTAAAAGAAAATATAACCCAAGAATCAAGTCAAAAATTTCAGTCCTCAAAAACATTTTCTAGAATCTTTAAAAATTCCAATTTTATCATTAAAAATGAAAATAATATCCAAAGTGACATTGTGGAGATCTCTAAAAAAGATGAACTTGAAATTTTTAAAACTTTAGAATTTGAGGAAAAAGAAATTAGTTTTGTTAAACTTGAAATTATGAATTATGATAGTTACTATGATAGTTTAAATTTTAATCTCGAGGTTTTTCCAAGTGGTGCAAGTTATAAATATGGAATTTCTCAAAATACTATGTATGTGATTTTACAAGGAAAAATGTCAAGTGTTTCTTTATGTCGTTTTTTAAAGAGTTTTATTTATAAAAATAAAAACAAAAAAAGTACTTATAAAACTTTTTTCTTGACATTTAATCATAATATGATTTATAAACTAAGTGTTTCTTTTGTTTAA
- a CDS encoding (Fe-S)-binding protein → MNNISDICVKCGKCIPGCTIYDINRDEVTNPRGFLDLIAAYKEGKLQLNKELENVFESCFLCNHCVEICPSELSIDNAIEKMRFDIVKEFGMPWYKKIILSCLKNRKWLDILAKLGYIFQSCAFHIQNKEFEKNLGMRAKFSMPFIKKGRFLSSFHKKSFLNLNPDFIDNGGKKTIGLYVGCLTNYCYTQTGFSTLKILKELNINVDLMKKQACCGVAHFFSGDFKSVEILAKKNIEYFEKKLEKLNAIIIPEATCSAMLKIDYERFFIMQNERDWANRAKKISSKIYIASQYLYQFTSLKELLKNKKQKKYSITYHDPCHARKMQGIFKEPRELLKTNYTYIEMQDSNTCCGFGGVSMQMKHYDKALSVGEKKVKMIDQTMAHFVSAECSACRMQISNNLEQKSSKVVFAHPLELIAEVL, encoded by the coding sequence ATGAATAATATTTCAGATATTTGCGTAAAATGTGGTAAATGTATACCTGGTTGTACTATTTATGATATCAATCGTGATGAAGTTACAAATCCAAGAGGCTTTTTGGATCTTATAGCAGCTTATAAAGAAGGAAAATTACAACTTAATAAAGAACTTGAAAATGTTTTTGAATCTTGTTTTTTATGCAACCATTGTGTAGAGATTTGTCCGAGTGAATTAAGCATTGATAATGCTATAGAAAAAATGCGTTTTGACATAGTAAAAGAGTTTGGTATGCCTTGGTATAAAAAAATCATACTTTCATGTTTGAAAAATCGCAAATGGCTTGATATATTGGCAAAATTAGGTTATATTTTTCAAAGTTGTGCTTTTCATATTCAAAATAAAGAATTTGAAAAAAATTTAGGTATGAGGGCTAAATTTTCAATGCCTTTTATAAAAAAAGGTCGATTTTTATCAAGTTTTCATAAAAAAAGTTTTTTAAATTTAAATCCTGATTTTATAGATAATGGTGGAAAAAAGACTATAGGATTATATGTGGGCTGCTTAACAAATTATTGTTATACACAAACAGGTTTTTCTACATTAAAAATTTTAAAAGAGTTAAATATTAATGTTGATTTGATGAAAAAACAAGCTTGTTGTGGAGTGGCGCATTTTTTTTCTGGGGATTTTAAGAGTGTTGAAATTTTAGCTAAAAAAAATATAGAATATTTTGAGAAAAAATTAGAAAAACTTAATGCGATAATTATTCCTGAAGCTACTTGTTCTGCTATGTTAAAAATTGATTATGAACGTTTTTTTATTATGCAAAATGAGAGAGATTGGGCTAATCGTGCTAAAAAAATTTCTTCTAAAATTTATATAGCAAGCCAATATTTATATCAATTTACTTCTTTGAAAGAACTTTTAAAAAATAAAAAACAAAAAAAATATAGTATTACTTATCATGATCCTTGTCATGCAAGAAAGATGCAAGGAATTTTTAAGGAACCAAGAGAATTATTAAAAACCAATTATACTTATATAGAAATGCAAGATTCTAATACTTGTTGTGGTTTTGGTGGGGTAAGTATGCAAATGAAACATTATGATAAAGCTTTAAGTGTAGGTGAAAAAAAAGTAAAAATGATTGATCAGACTATGGCTCATTTTGTAAGTGCTGAATGTTCAGCTTGCAGAATGCAAATTTCTAATAATTTGGAACAAAAATCAAGTAAAGTAGTTTTTGCACATCCTTTAGAGCTTATTGCTGAGGTTTTATAA